From Nocardia sp. XZ_19_385, the proteins below share one genomic window:
- a CDS encoding thioredoxin domain-containing protein gives MSKKPAGRKNPNPLAGLQKADRNRNLAIQIGVAAVIIGLIAAIGIGIALKKKEKDDPGPTPSIPAAAAANGVTGSLTDNGSIRIGKPDAKATVRVVADLQCPACQGFEAQYKDLLEKNVADGKIAVEYNIISFLDKASGTEYSTRAANASYCVAEADPSKYQAWLGAMFAAQPPEGTGGLSNDQIIAISKQAGYGDEVASCINDKKYSKYVKRMTEKAFEEGVQSTPTVFVNGQQVNPAQLEQAIAGAAG, from the coding sequence GTGAGCAAGAAACCGGCTGGGCGAAAGAATCCGAATCCGCTGGCGGGCCTGCAAAAGGCCGACCGGAACCGCAATCTCGCGATCCAGATCGGCGTGGCCGCCGTCATCATCGGCCTGATCGCGGCCATCGGTATCGGCATCGCGCTGAAGAAGAAGGAAAAGGACGACCCCGGGCCGACCCCGTCCATTCCCGCGGCCGCCGCCGCGAACGGCGTCACCGGTTCCCTCACCGACAATGGTTCCATCCGGATCGGCAAGCCGGACGCGAAGGCCACCGTGCGCGTCGTCGCCGACCTGCAGTGCCCGGCCTGCCAGGGCTTCGAGGCCCAGTACAAGGACCTGCTGGAGAAGAACGTCGCCGACGGCAAAATCGCCGTCGAATACAACATCATCTCGTTCCTGGACAAGGCGTCCGGCACCGAATACTCCACCCGCGCCGCCAACGCTTCGTACTGCGTCGCCGAGGCGGATCCGTCGAAGTACCAGGCCTGGCTGGGCGCGATGTTCGCCGCGCAGCCGCCGGAGGGTACGGGCGGCCTGAGCAACGACCAGATCATCGCCATCTCCAAGCAGGCGGGCTACGGCGACGAGGTCGCGAGCTGCATCAACGACAAGAAGTACAGCAAGTACGTCAAGCGGATGACGGAGAAGGCCTTCGAGGAAGGCGTGCAGAGCACGCCCACCGTGTTCGTCAACGGCCAGCAGGTCAACCCGGCTCAGCTGGAGCAGGCGATCGCGGGAGCAGCAGGCTAG